In Candidatus Hydrogenedentota bacterium, a single window of DNA contains:
- a CDS encoding sugar phosphate isomerase/epimerase, with protein sequence MQTTRRQFIGRSSAVLGALVFTKRALAEEKGLEIRLSACDWSLGVNGPESIAYGKSIGLDGVEVSSGGPGDTLPIADANLRAEYKKACEAAGIVVSSTAMGFLNDNPFVSEEKAPQWLEQTISGTQDLGARVILLAFFGKGDLLKENKLKTADVDILVERVKAAAPLAEKSGVILGLENYLSAKDNLAILDRIQSNAVKVYYDVGNSTHKKYDVPAEIRMLGDRICQFHFKDGASYLGEGKVDMKAVGQAMRDIRYSGWVVLETSCPSTDRVADFKKNAEFARKLLGASA encoded by the coding sequence ATGCAGACTACCCGCAGGCAATTCATTGGACGATCTTCGGCCGTTTTGGGCGCCTTAGTGTTTACCAAGCGCGCGCTGGCAGAGGAGAAGGGGCTGGAGATTCGGCTCAGCGCATGCGATTGGTCGTTGGGAGTCAATGGTCCTGAGAGTATCGCGTACGGCAAGTCTATCGGACTCGATGGAGTAGAGGTCTCTTCCGGCGGTCCGGGAGACACCTTGCCGATCGCGGATGCCAATCTCAGAGCCGAGTACAAGAAGGCGTGCGAGGCCGCCGGTATTGTGGTGTCGTCCACGGCGATGGGCTTTCTCAACGACAATCCGTTTGTCTCGGAAGAGAAAGCGCCCCAGTGGCTCGAACAGACTATTTCGGGCACGCAGGACTTGGGCGCGCGCGTGATCCTCCTTGCCTTTTTTGGAAAGGGCGACCTCTTGAAGGAGAACAAGCTCAAGACCGCAGACGTGGATATCCTGGTCGAGCGCGTTAAAGCCGCGGCTCCCCTTGCCGAAAAGTCTGGGGTAATCCTGGGGCTTGAGAATTACCTCTCCGCCAAGGACAACCTCGCGATTCTGGACCGTATACAGAGTAATGCCGTTAAGGTCTATTACGATGTTGGCAACTCCACGCACAAGAAATACGACGTGCCTGCCGAAATCCGGATGCTTGGAGATCGAATCTGCCAGTTCCATTTCAAGGACGGCGCCAGCTATCTGGGCGAGGGCAAGGTCGATATGAAAGCCGTTGGCCAGGCCATGCGCGATATTCGCTACAGCGGTTGGGTCGTGCTCGAGACGAGTTGCCCGTCGACCGATCGTGTGGCTGATTTCAAAAAGAATGCGGAGTTTGCGCGGAAGTTGCTGGGCGCATCCGCATAG
- a CDS encoding Gfo/Idh/MocA family oxidoreductase encodes MAESPTRREFLKTAAVGAAAVSMSASSYARVIGANDRISIGIIGCGSRGIDAHMNGINTHAKAQNVEINAVCDPWSVRRDMAAAKCKEWYNVDARKCVSYRELLELDNIDAVTIASVEHQHTTHLKAAADAKKDVYCEKPLGKDFDELKKAVDAVKKNNVVCQVGTQLRSMASMTGAKELFKTGILGKLSRVEQCRNGWRPYWYSYLKPARKEDVDWNEFLMHLPKRPFDANFFTGWYGYRETSDGTVPSFGAHYLDLVHYITGAEYPISAVCLGNTYVWKDDYKFTCPDHVQATWNYPDFTVHYSTNFGSGAGNTFKIFGDRAHFDLQNWDKPMVASEGLGPDKAAVKEATPIEHIEKPDHMLDWLQCIRSRQTPNASIDAGYQHSVAAIMAMKAYDTGHRMIYDHKNRVIRKG; translated from the coding sequence ATGGCAGAGTCACCGACTCGACGAGAGTTTCTCAAAACAGCAGCAGTTGGCGCGGCGGCAGTCTCCATGTCTGCAAGCAGTTATGCGCGCGTGATTGGTGCGAACGATCGCATCTCGATTGGCATCATTGGATGCGGCAGCCGCGGCATTGACGCTCACATGAATGGGATCAACACGCACGCAAAGGCACAAAACGTTGAGATTAACGCCGTCTGCGATCCGTGGAGTGTACGTCGCGACATGGCCGCGGCCAAGTGCAAGGAGTGGTACAACGTCGACGCCCGCAAGTGCGTGTCGTATCGCGAACTCCTCGAACTGGACAACATCGATGCGGTGACTATCGCCTCGGTCGAGCATCAACACACCACGCATCTTAAAGCAGCGGCCGACGCCAAGAAAGATGTGTACTGCGAGAAGCCCCTTGGCAAGGATTTCGATGAACTGAAGAAGGCCGTGGATGCGGTCAAGAAGAACAACGTAGTTTGTCAGGTTGGCACGCAGTTGCGAAGCATGGCGAGCATGACCGGCGCAAAAGAGTTGTTCAAGACGGGTATCTTGGGCAAGTTGTCTCGTGTAGAACAGTGCCGCAACGGCTGGAGGCCGTACTGGTATTCGTATCTCAAACCGGCACGCAAGGAGGATGTGGACTGGAACGAATTCCTGATGCACCTGCCGAAACGTCCGTTTGACGCCAACTTCTTCACGGGTTGGTATGGTTATCGTGAGACATCCGACGGCACCGTCCCAAGCTTCGGGGCTCACTATCTCGATCTTGTCCACTACATCACCGGGGCTGAGTATCCGATTAGCGCCGTGTGTCTTGGGAATACCTACGTATGGAAGGACGACTACAAGTTCACATGCCCTGACCATGTCCAAGCGACCTGGAACTACCCGGACTTCACGGTACACTACTCGACGAATTTCGGAAGCGGCGCGGGAAACACCTTCAAGATTTTCGGCGATCGCGCGCACTTCGATCTTCAGAATTGGGACAAGCCCATGGTCGCCAGCGAGGGACTCGGCCCCGACAAGGCAGCCGTGAAGGAAGCGACCCCCATCGAGCATATCGAGAAACCGGACCACATGCTGGATTGGTTACAGTGTATCCGTTCGCGGCAAACGCCAAACGCGTCTATCGATGCGGGCTATCAGCATTCCGTGGCCGCAATCATGGCCATGAAAGCGTATGACACGGGCCATCGCATGATTTACGACCACAAGAATCGCGTTATACGAAAAGGTTAA
- a CDS encoding DUF4832 domain-containing protein, with protein sequence MYQSVSRGVLLVSLFCLQLQPAFAESQRTVVKPSDNGKGLVNPMMGWTLHFYSDFLANYGSKLAPSDTVDEFPGLSCVFLRLPWSHIEPVEGKFDWSVVDAPAQRWIDKGLQVAFRFTSSESFMRYSTPKWVEEAGAKGYNFTPGKLDESGPYWEPDYADPVFLEKLDHFLAAAAARYDGNPNVAFVDVGSFGVWGEGHTFASTGIKVPAEVVKMHIDLYAKHFKRTLLTANDDFAFQGDDIIPYAFSKGMTLRDDSILVQPPPNSYFHADLAQAVWPKLPVVLEHEHYGSSVNKKAWIRDIFMRAIEEYHASYMSIHWWPHEFLASERELIQRANLRLGYRIQLREASWPESVSLSERITLSSVWANAGVAPCYPGGFVAYTLKDANGGIVAVFVNEAFDVRNLEVAAPDQAPEQHIDSEHGFAPNMSPGTYDVYISVGLRDGTPTIALPLNDEDGHRRYCLGKMTVNPRTE encoded by the coding sequence ATGTATCAGTCAGTCAGTCGCGGAGTGTTGCTGGTGTCGCTTTTTTGTCTGCAGTTGCAGCCCGCTTTTGCTGAGTCCCAGAGGACCGTTGTAAAGCCGTCTGACAATGGGAAAGGGCTGGTCAACCCGATGATGGGCTGGACCCTCCATTTCTATTCAGACTTTCTCGCCAACTATGGCTCCAAACTCGCCCCATCCGACACCGTTGATGAATTTCCTGGATTATCGTGCGTATTTTTGCGTCTACCGTGGTCACATATTGAACCTGTCGAGGGGAAGTTCGATTGGTCAGTTGTAGATGCACCCGCACAGCGATGGATAGATAAGGGCCTTCAAGTCGCCTTTCGTTTTACGTCTTCCGAATCGTTCATGCGTTACTCCACGCCCAAGTGGGTCGAGGAGGCAGGCGCAAAAGGGTACAACTTCACCCCCGGCAAACTGGACGAGAGCGGCCCCTACTGGGAGCCAGACTACGCAGACCCGGTCTTCCTGGAAAAGCTCGACCATTTTCTTGCCGCGGCTGCCGCGCGCTACGACGGCAATCCGAATGTCGCGTTTGTGGATGTGGGGTCATTCGGCGTGTGGGGTGAAGGACATACATTTGCCAGCACGGGCATCAAGGTCCCTGCCGAAGTTGTCAAAATGCATATCGATCTGTACGCCAAACATTTCAAACGCACCCTGCTCACGGCGAACGACGATTTTGCGTTTCAGGGTGACGATATCATCCCCTATGCCTTCTCAAAAGGCATGACCTTGCGCGATGACAGTATCCTGGTGCAACCGCCGCCCAATTCCTATTTCCACGCGGACTTGGCGCAGGCAGTCTGGCCGAAGTTGCCCGTGGTGCTGGAGCACGAACACTATGGGTCTTCGGTCAACAAGAAGGCGTGGATTCGCGATATCTTCATGCGCGCGATTGAAGAGTACCATGCTTCTTACATGAGTATTCACTGGTGGCCTCACGAGTTCTTGGCAAGTGAGCGCGAGCTGATCCAGCGCGCAAATCTTCGCCTTGGTTACCGCATCCAATTGCGGGAGGCGTCGTGGCCAGAATCGGTTAGCTTGTCGGAGCGGATTACGCTGTCGTCAGTTTGGGCCAATGCCGGCGTCGCGCCGTGCTATCCCGGCGGATTCGTGGCGTACACGCTAAAAGATGCGAACGGCGGCATTGTTGCGGTCTTTGTGAACGAAGCGTTTGACGTGCGCAATCTCGAAGTCGCCGCGCCGGATCAAGCTCCGGAGCAGCACATCGATTCCGAACATGGGTTTGCCCCCAACATGAGCCCCGGCACCTATGATGTCTATATTTCCGTGGGGTTACGCGACGGCACCCCAACGATCGCACTGCCGCTGAACGATGAAGACGGACATCGCCGTTATTGCCTGGGGAAGATGACGGTCAATCCAAGGACCGAATAA
- a CDS encoding sugar phosphate isomerase/epimerase, which produces MAETSGISRREFLSRAAAGSALAIVGTSRSSAQSQAGGWQIGCYTRPWDKHDYRVALDAIAEAGFAYVGLMTTKSANGLVLSVETTPDEANAIGEECKKRNLKVPSVYGGGIPSHESVEAGIAGMRKLIDHCVAAGVANLMMGGVGDEKESVPYYKAIAESCSYAAEKGIGISVKPHGGTNSTGPQCRALIEGVNKSQFRLWYDPGNIYYYSDGKLDPVDDAATVDGLVVGMSIKDFKDPKEVLLTPGTGRVDFPKVMARLIQGGFTSGPLIVECLTPGELPQLLEEAKKARAFVESLVKK; this is translated from the coding sequence ATGGCTGAAACATCCGGCATATCACGCAGGGAGTTTCTATCCCGCGCCGCAGCGGGAAGTGCCCTGGCAATCGTTGGCACTTCACGCTCGTCGGCGCAGAGTCAGGCAGGCGGTTGGCAAATCGGCTGCTACACGCGACCTTGGGACAAGCATGACTATCGAGTAGCCCTCGACGCGATCGCCGAAGCCGGCTTTGCATACGTGGGCCTGATGACCACGAAATCGGCAAACGGATTGGTCCTCTCCGTAGAGACAACCCCTGACGAAGCCAATGCGATCGGGGAAGAGTGCAAAAAACGCAATCTGAAGGTTCCCTCCGTTTACGGTGGAGGAATACCTTCTCATGAGTCCGTCGAGGCCGGTATTGCGGGTATGCGCAAGCTAATCGACCATTGTGTCGCGGCAGGGGTAGCAAACCTGATGATGGGAGGAGTTGGCGACGAAAAGGAGTCGGTCCCTTACTACAAGGCCATAGCTGAGAGCTGCTCGTACGCGGCCGAAAAGGGTATTGGCATCAGCGTTAAGCCGCACGGTGGCACGAATTCTACAGGGCCGCAGTGCCGCGCGCTCATAGAAGGCGTAAACAAGTCGCAATTTCGCTTGTGGTACGACCCCGGCAACATCTACTACTACTCTGACGGCAAACTCGATCCGGTGGATGACGCCGCAACTGTGGACGGTCTTGTCGTGGGGATGAGTATCAAGGACTTCAAGGACCCGAAAGAAGTTCTGCTCACTCCGGGAACTGGGCGCGTGGATTTTCCGAAAGTCATGGCGCGCCTGATTCAAGGGGGATTCACGTCGGGGCCACTCATCGTTGAATGCCTGACGCCAGGCGAATTGCCTCAACTCTTGGAAGAGGCAAAGAAGGCGCGCGCGTTTGTAGAATCGCTCGTAAAGAAATAG
- a CDS encoding PAS domain S-box protein, with product MRSTRGLERGKDDESLLEELGGLLAGESLAGEARSTSKTTTLVKEAADRIRELERQNRELAQALDSANEKYRRLKANIPGLVYVFELRPDGRTSFPYVSKNCKEMFGIRAEEVMRDGNLLMTLLLPEDLSRLNEAIQESATTLRPFRFEGRFTREGEIRWCECISRPERQSDGNILWDGIVLDITERKRAEEALRASEAKYRQLHTSMMDAFARADVNGMIVEANQAFCDLVGYTEDELRQMSYLDITPERWKESDFKIKAEQTWVRGYSEVYEKEYLRKDGTLVPVELRVLLVRDTNGLPTGMWAIVRDISDRKKAEHRLLLTQACFDNAAIGIHRVGKDLRIQEVNEYFCTCLGYTREEVLRLKISDIDQSVNDEWLLRQGEALRESGVHTFESVHRRKDGSTFPVQVTVSRIVHEGQRFVYAFSLDISERKRAEESLLQSEAKYRQLHETMFDAYARGDMAGNLIDANEAFCELVGYSLDELKTLTYVDLTLEHWRPYEAEILASQLLVRDHTDVYEKEYVRKDGSVVPVELRVFLMRDAHGDPASMWAIVRDITERKRVEKALRLTQFCFEKAAIGICRVERDRRFIEVNEEFCRMLGYSRDELLSMSISDVCEEVTAEWMTTHRNALSHTGVRRFEVMFTRKDGTRFPVAVTTCRIVYEGKEYVFSFNVDITDRKRSERDLTLRRDCLDISPNGFAILDKDVRFVYANKAYLRMWGHDSQEAILGTLPDSHCEDPSFPLQVVEALHAHGECSMEYVAKRRDGTTFHASLAARLSVDGEGETVYVVSVIDISERKRSEDALKLSEERLRLALTAAKLAVYDLNLKTGSGLTSPEFGESLGYSPDEFEIDINTWATWLHPDDADHALEIYTACQRGELPEYDLEYRLRTKTGDWKWFRSQGRVIAWDVDGMPLRCIGTHADITALKAAEEEHARLELQLNHARKMESIGRLAGGVAHDFNNMLTVILGYSELIKDELDPGSHLLSYMMEVEKAAVRSRDVTSQLLAFSRKQFIVPTSIDLNASIVLAEKSLLRLIGEDVALQLHLADSLWKIKFDASQIDQILVNLSVNARDAMPNGGTLMIETANIHCDEEYCRKHMDVTPGKYVLMQVSDDGSGMDDDTMSHLFEPFFTTKEVGKGTGLGLATIYGILKQNGGFVNVYSEVGRGTTFKIHFPSLAGEFDDSSLIEEPPSPTGTASVLLVEDDSMVRGMTESMLKSLGYTVVSCTTPEEAKAWCEVPGNRVDLLITDVVMPGMNGRQLRDEIVPICPDIKVLYMSGYTANIVLHHGVIDSDVNFLQKPFSKSNLANKVYDALLRD from the coding sequence TTGCGCAGTACTCGGGGCTTGGAACGAGGCAAGGACGATGAGTCTCTCCTGGAGGAACTCGGGGGTCTTCTAGCAGGAGAGTCTCTGGCTGGGGAGGCCAGAAGTACCTCTAAGACTACCACCCTTGTCAAAGAGGCCGCGGACCGCATTCGCGAACTTGAACGCCAGAATAGGGAATTGGCGCAAGCGCTTGATTCCGCCAACGAGAAGTATCGGCGTCTTAAAGCAAACATACCCGGTTTGGTTTACGTTTTCGAACTGCGACCTGACGGAAGAACATCCTTTCCTTATGTGAGCAAGAATTGTAAGGAGATGTTTGGAATCCGTGCGGAAGAGGTCATGAGAGATGGCAATCTGCTCATGACACTGCTGCTACCGGAAGACCTCAGCCGGCTAAACGAAGCCATTCAGGAATCCGCAACAACGCTCCGTCCTTTTCGATTTGAAGGGAGATTCACTCGAGAGGGCGAGATCCGATGGTGCGAATGCATTTCTCGTCCCGAGAGACAATCAGACGGCAACATACTCTGGGACGGCATCGTCCTGGATATTACGGAACGTAAACGGGCCGAGGAAGCACTCCGAGCAAGTGAGGCGAAGTACCGTCAGTTGCACACCTCCATGATGGATGCCTTTGCCCGCGCGGATGTCAACGGCATGATCGTGGAAGCCAACCAAGCCTTCTGCGACCTTGTGGGGTATACCGAAGACGAGCTTCGTCAGATGTCATACCTGGATATAACCCCCGAGCGGTGGAAGGAATCAGACTTTAAGATTAAAGCGGAGCAGACCTGGGTCCGTGGATACTCTGAAGTCTATGAGAAGGAGTACCTGCGGAAGGATGGCACGCTTGTTCCAGTCGAACTGCGTGTGCTGTTGGTACGCGACACAAACGGGCTGCCTACAGGTATGTGGGCCATTGTCCGCGACATTTCGGACAGGAAGAAAGCTGAGCACCGACTCCTTCTAACGCAGGCCTGCTTTGACAATGCCGCCATCGGTATTCATCGAGTTGGCAAGGACCTGCGTATTCAAGAAGTCAACGAGTACTTCTGTACGTGCTTGGGGTATACACGCGAAGAGGTTCTGCGGTTAAAGATCTCCGATATCGACCAAAGTGTGAATGACGAATGGTTGTTGAGACAAGGTGAGGCGTTGCGCGAATCCGGTGTTCACACCTTCGAATCGGTTCATCGGCGTAAGGACGGGTCTACATTCCCTGTGCAAGTTACCGTGAGCCGAATCGTTCACGAGGGCCAACGGTTTGTCTATGCGTTTTCGCTTGATATCTCCGAACGCAAGCGAGCTGAAGAATCCCTACTGCAAAGTGAAGCAAAATATCGTCAACTGCATGAGACCATGTTCGATGCGTATGCGCGCGGCGACATGGCTGGGAATCTAATCGACGCCAACGAGGCCTTCTGTGAGCTGGTCGGCTACTCGCTCGACGAGTTGAAGACACTCACGTATGTTGACTTGACCCTTGAACATTGGCGACCGTACGAAGCCGAGATTCTGGCCTCCCAGCTCCTTGTACGCGACCATACAGACGTGTATGAGAAGGAGTATGTGCGTAAGGATGGCTCTGTGGTCCCGGTGGAACTCCGGGTATTCCTAATGCGAGACGCGCATGGGGACCCCGCGAGTATGTGGGCGATTGTGCGGGACATTACTGAGCGAAAGCGGGTGGAAAAGGCGCTTCGCCTGACTCAATTCTGTTTCGAGAAGGCTGCCATTGGCATATGCCGTGTGGAACGTGATCGGCGCTTCATCGAAGTGAACGAAGAATTCTGCCGCATGCTCGGCTACTCGCGCGACGAACTTCTCTCCATGAGCATTTCAGACGTTTGCGAGGAAGTGACTGCGGAATGGATGACAACGCATCGAAACGCGCTGAGCCATACCGGTGTGAGACGCTTTGAGGTGATGTTCACCCGAAAAGACGGAACTCGCTTCCCCGTGGCGGTAACAACCTGCCGAATCGTATACGAAGGCAAAGAGTATGTCTTCTCGTTCAACGTCGACATAACCGATAGGAAACGCTCTGAGCGTGACCTCACTCTCAGACGAGACTGCCTGGATATTAGTCCTAACGGCTTTGCAATTCTCGATAAGGACGTGCGCTTTGTCTATGCGAACAAGGCGTATCTGAGAATGTGGGGTCACGATTCGCAGGAAGCGATTCTGGGGACTCTTCCAGATTCCCATTGCGAGGATCCGAGCTTTCCGCTTCAGGTTGTCGAAGCTCTGCATGCGCATGGCGAATGCTCTATGGAGTATGTTGCTAAGCGGCGCGACGGGACAACGTTCCACGCTTCTTTGGCGGCCCGGCTTTCTGTGGACGGGGAAGGAGAGACGGTCTATGTAGTCAGTGTAATCGACATCTCAGAGCGCAAGCGTTCGGAAGATGCCCTCAAACTCAGTGAGGAACGTTTGCGCTTGGCCCTTACGGCGGCGAAACTCGCAGTCTACGATCTCAACTTAAAGACGGGCTCGGGCTTGACTAGCCCGGAATTCGGAGAATCGCTCGGCTATTCTCCAGACGAGTTTGAGATAGACATCAACACTTGGGCCACTTGGCTGCACCCCGACGATGCAGACCATGCGCTGGAAATATACACCGCGTGCCAGAGAGGAGAGCTTCCGGAATACGACCTCGAGTACAGGCTCCGTACGAAGACAGGCGATTGGAAATGGTTCCGGTCGCAAGGAAGAGTCATCGCATGGGACGTTGACGGTATGCCATTGCGGTGTATTGGCACGCACGCGGATATTACTGCGCTTAAGGCCGCGGAAGAAGAGCACGCCAGACTTGAGCTTCAACTGAATCATGCGCGAAAGATGGAGTCGATAGGGCGTCTCGCAGGCGGCGTTGCGCATGACTTCAACAACATGCTCACGGTAATTCTCGGCTACTCGGAATTGATTAAAGATGAACTGGACCCGGGCAGCCACCTGTTGTCGTACATGATGGAGGTGGAGAAAGCTGCCGTGCGCTCGCGCGACGTGACCAGCCAACTCCTCGCATTCTCTCGCAAGCAATTCATTGTGCCAACATCGATCGACTTAAACGCATCCATTGTTTTGGCAGAGAAATCGCTCTTGCGCCTTATTGGCGAAGATGTGGCACTACAACTGCACTTGGCCGACAGTCTGTGGAAGATAAAGTTCGACGCGTCTCAAATCGATCAGATTCTGGTGAATCTCTCCGTGAACGCGCGCGACGCGATGCCGAACGGAGGCACTCTGATGATCGAGACGGCAAACATACACTGCGATGAGGAGTACTGCCGAAAGCATATGGATGTCACGCCTGGAAAGTACGTCTTGATGCAGGTGAGCGATGATGGGTCGGGTATGGATGACGACACGATGTCCCACTTGTTTGAACCGTTCTTCACGACCAAAGAAGTGGGAAAAGGGACCGGATTGGGTCTTGCCACCATATACGGAATTCTCAAACAGAACGGCGGTTTTGTAAACGTTTACAGCGAAGTTGGACGCGGCACCACGTTCAAGATTCATTTCCCCAGTCTCGCAGGCGAGTTCGATGATTCCAGCTTAATTGAGGAACCTCCGTCTCCGACTGGGACTGCATCCGTCCTGCTGGTGGAAGACGACTCCATGGTTCGTGGAATGACAGAATCCATGCTAAAGTCGCTTGGCTATACGGTCGTGAGTTGCACCACCCCGGAGGAGGCAAAGGCTTGGTGCGAAGTTCCTGGTAATAGAGTTGACCTGCTCATAACCGACGTTGTGATGCCTGGCATGAATGGAAGGCAATTGCGAGACGAAATCGTGCCAATCTGTCCGGACATCAAGGTCCTCTATATGTCAGGTTATACGGCCAATATCGTCCTTCATCATGGTGTAATCGACAGCGACGTGAACTTCCTTCAGAAGCCTTTTAGTAAATCAAATCTTGCAAACAAGGTTTACGATGCCCTTCTGAGAGACTGA